The following proteins are encoded in a genomic region of Cryptomeria japonica chromosome 11, Sugi_1.0, whole genome shotgun sequence:
- the LOC131060322 gene encoding uncharacterized protein LOC131060322, with product MERHPSIVWTPCVAHCIDLMLEDIGKIPWVKRCVERARNVCKFVYNHSWVLALMRQYTEQKELHRPGITRFATNFLTLQSMLRSKSALRRMIVGEEWSSSSYATTPAGIEMADCIFDEQGFWVPCDEIVKFVKPLVVLLRVADGDKPTMGYIYEGMDRAKEAIKFVYGVDESKYGPIWEIIDRRWHHQLHRPIHAAAYYLNPTFHFIPSFKADAEVLNGLYAIMEKMGPAGTSQIDLF from the exons atggagaggcacccatctatagtttggactccatgtgttgctcattgcattgacctcatgttggaggatattggaaaaatcccatgggtcaagagatgtgtagaaagggcaagaaatgtctgcaaatttgtatataatcattcatgggtgttggctcttatgagacaatacacagagcagaaggagttgcatcgtccaggaatcacaagatttgccacaaacttcctcacattgcagtccatgcttaggtctaagtctgccttgagacgtatgattgttggtgaggagtggtcttcctcatcctatgctaccacccctgcagggatagagatggcagactgcatttttgatgagcaaggcttttgggtcccttgtgatgagatagtgaag tttgttaagcccttggtggttttgttgcgagttgcggatggagataagcccacaatgggctatatatatgagggcatggatagggcgaaggaggccatcaaATTCGTCTATGGAgtagatgagagcaagtatggtcccatttgggagatcattgataggagatggcatcatcagcttcataggcccatccatgcggcagcctattatctgaatccaacattccattttatcccttctttcaaggctgatgcggaggtccttaatgggctatatgcaatcatggagaagatgggacctgctggtacttctcagatagaccttttttga
- the LOC131859858 gene encoding uncharacterized protein LOC131859858, whose amino-acid sequence MGWNKEVHDAAKMAIGRFWSYSCIPFFVARSPYWQQMVDAITICGAGFKAPSESDLRGPILSQMVDDVKKDLDEQRHIWSTKGCTIMTDGWTDRRNRTLLNFLVSSTGGTIFIKSIDASAHCKNATYLCEQIEEVIEDVGEENMVQVVTDNAANYVAAGKLLITN is encoded by the exons atgggttggaacaaggaggtccatgatgctgctaaaatggcaattggcaggttttggagctacagctgtattccattctttgtagccag gtctccttattggcaacaaatggttgatgccattaccatatgcggggcggggttcaaagcccctagtgagagtgatttgaggggacccattttgtctcaaatggtggatgatgtgaaaaaggatttagatgaacaacgccacatatggagcactaaaggttgcaccatcatgactgatggttggacggataggagaaatagaactctccttaattttcttgtttcttccacag ggggcaccattttcatcaagtccattgatgcctccgcccattgcaagaatgccacctacctatgtgagcagatagaggaggtgattgaagatgtgggtgaggagaacatggtacaggtggtgaccgacaatgcagcaaattatgttgctgcgggtaaacttttgattacaaactaa